Proteins from a single region of Synchiropus splendidus isolate RoL2022-P1 chromosome 3, RoL_Sspl_1.0, whole genome shotgun sequence:
- the f13a1b gene encoding coagulation factor XIII A chain, translating to MSTQGATATPSEPPPVPSGPPPKVTHRGRSAAPGDFSNSESSDIPEFELFGAPGPRGLPPLTEFLDIWDVDMIKERNDSNKTLHNTMLYNNDNLIVRRGQEFKIKITFNRSYKPAEDKFAAEFVIGSSPHFSKGTYIPVFPTSERQSSWSGRVVETSDNIVTMGITPAATCIVGKYHMYIAVVTPYGIRRTRRDKSRDLYILFNPWAADDAVYMDDEEERDECVMAEAGIIYHGFHDDVAERNWNYGQFNYGILDACLYVMDRSEMPITNRGDPIKVARKASAMLDARDDDGVLRGNWSGDYTNGVAPTSWTGSTDILLSYVRTKQPVSYAQCWVYAGVFNTFLRCLGIPSRVVTNFNSAHDNDGNLRSDIILDDNGRVDRGRTRDSIWNYHCWNECYMTRPDLPPGFGGWQVVDATPQETSDGLYRCGPASVQAIKHGQICFPYDAPFVFAEVNSDVVFYSRRKDGTMELVKVNTTHIGRMVLTKSIGEFTRRDITEQYKFPEGTAEERTVLEKAEEYGCKREKSTPPPADVELVLPTLEVSVGDDFEMTLSFVNNSDEKRTVAAYVSGSVMYYTGVTSSDFLFRTPSVAIGPRATVNEVVMIESKQYMKHLVEQANLNFIVTGKVKETNQIVTAMKVVTLHNPQLTIEVSGSHKVNEEMVAVLEFKNPFNFSLEDVYIRMEGSGLMRPKMKYYSLILEGSYVHWTEYFTPERLGTTRLIATLDCPALRQVSGQLSVTIKA from the exons ATGTCTACTCAAGGTGCCACCGCAACACCCTCCGAGCCCCCCCCTGTTCCATCAGGCCCCCCTCCTAAAGTGACTCACCGTGGTCGTTCTGCTGCACCTGGCGACTTCTCTAACTCAGAGTCCTCAGACATTCCTGAGTTTGAGTTATTTGGAGCACCAGGTCCACGAGGACTCCCGCCTCTCACTG AGTTCCTGGACATTTGGGATGTGGACATGATAAAAGAGCGGAATGACTCCAACAAGACGCTTCACAACACCATGTTGTACAACAATGATAATCTGATTGTGCGGAGAGGTCAAGAGTTCAAGATCAAGATAACCTTCAACCGCTCATATAAACCAGCTGAAGACAAGTTTGCAGCCGAGTTTGTCATTG GGTCCAGCCCTCACTTCAGTAAAGGCACTTACATTCCAGTCTTCCCAACTTCTGAGCGTCAGAGCTCCTGGTCCGGCCGAGTCGTCGAGACGTCCGACAACATAGTGACCATGGGCATCACTCCTGCAGCCACCTGCATTGTGGGGAAGTACCACATGTATATTGCCGTGGTCACACCATACGGCATTCGCAGGACCAGACGGGACAAAAGCAGGGACCTCTACATTCTCTTCAACCCTTGGGCAGCAG ATGATGCGGTGTACATGGACGATGAGGAAGAGAGGGATGAGTGTGTGATGGCCGAGGCCGGGATCATCTATCACGGCTTCCATGATGACGTCGCAGAAAGAAACTGGAACTACGGACAG TTTAACTACGGAATCCTGGACGCGTGCCTTTATGTCATGGACCGCTCCGAAATGCCCATCACCAACAGAGGCGACCCCATCAAGGTGGCGAGAAAAGCCTCCGCTATG CTTGATGCGCGTGATGATGATGGCGTTTTGAGGGGGAACTGGAGCGGTGACTACACTAATGGTGTAGCACCCACCTCCTGGACGGGCAGCACTGACATCCTTCTCAGCTACGTCCGAACCAAACAGCCCGTCTCTTATGCTCAGTGTTGGGTCTACGCTGGGGTCTTCAACACCT TCTTGCGCTGCCTTGGTATACCGTCCAGAGTTGTCACAAATTTCAACTCTGCACACGACAATGATGGGAACCTGAGGAGTGACATCATCCTGGATGATAACGGGAGAGTCGACCGAGGTCGCACGCGAGACAGCATCTG GAACTATCACTGCTGGAACGAGTGCTACATGACCAGACCAGACCTCCCTCCAGGGTTCGGAGGATGGCAGGTTGTGGATGCAACACCTCAAGAGACCAGTGATG GCCTGTACAGGTGTGGACCTGCTTCAGTCCAGGCCATCAAACACGGGCAGATATGCTTCCCTTATGATGCACCTTTTGTGTTTGCCGAG GTCAACAGTGATGTGGTGTTCTACTCACGCAGGAAAGATGGCACCATGGAACTGGTGAAAGTCAACACCACTCACATTGGCCGCATGGTTCTGACAAAATCCATTGGAGAGTTCACCCGCCGTGACATCACCGAGCAATACAAGTTCCCGGAGG GGACGGCAGAAGAGAGGACCGTCCTGGAGAAAGCAGAGGAGTATGGCTGTAAAAGAGAGAAGtctactcctcctcctgctgatgTGGAGCTGGTCCTCCCCACCCTGGAGGTCAGCGTCGGTGACGACTTTGAGATGACCTTGAGCTTCGTCAATAACAGCGACGAGAAGCGCACAGTGGCTGCCTACGTCAGCGGCAGCGTGATGTATTACACCGGTGTCACCAGCTCCGACTTCCTCTTCAGGACGCCATCTGTGGCCATTGGTCCACGAGCTA CGGTTAACGAAGTGGTGATGATTGAGTCAAAACAGTACATGAAGCATCTGGTGGAGCAGGCCAACCTGAACTTTATCGTCACTGGGAAGGTGAAGGAGACCAATCAGATCGTCACAGCCATGAAAGTGGTCACGCTGCACAACCCACAGCTCACCATTGAG gTGTCTGGTTCACACAAGGTGAATGAGGAGATGGTGGCAGTGTTGGAGTTCAAAAACCCCTTCAACTTCAGTCTGGAGGACGTGTACATACGGATGGAAGGATCTGGACTCATGAGGCCCAAGATGAAGTATTACAG TCTGATCCTGGAAGGGTCCTACGTGCACTGGACTGAGTACTTCACCCCGGAAAGACTCGGCACCACCAGGCTGATTGCCACGCTGGACTGTCCAGCTCTCAGACAGGTCTCGGGCCAGCTGTCCGTCACCATTAAGGCCTGA